The DNA sequence ACCGGCACCCTGCGCTTTTAGCCTTCCCCCTGGGCGTCACTGCATGAGATTCGGCTAATATATAGCCAAATCTCATGTACAAGCCCAAAGCTATTTCCAATTGGTTTAATTAAGCGGCCGGAAAAACTGGCGATTTTCTGATCAGCGCCGATACTGTAAGTAACTGGTGTTGGCAATCCTCTGGTTTTATCAACCACCAGTTGGGTCCGGTGGACCTTGTCAGGAAACTTTCCTTATTGTGTACTCCTATCTTGCCGGTGCTTGAAGCACCGGCTTTTTTTGGTGCGGCGCTCATTGCCAGAGGCGCTGCCACCAGCTGGGGCGGGACGAGCGGTCGATGCGACACCCAGCGGATTCCTCCAGAACCTGACCTTCCCGCAGCGGCAACCAGACGGCGCCCTCGCAGCGCTCGGCGCTGAGCTTTCCGGTGGCGCTGTCGATCCAGTCAAAACTCACATCGCCCGGCGGCGTGAGGGGCAGCCCCTGAGTGGGCAGGTCCGCCATCATGTCCGCCCAGGCATGCAGGGCGCCCGAGGAGCCGGTGAGCGGGGTTTCCTCGTTGTTGTCCCGCCCGAGCCAGACCACCGCCAGGTGCTGACCGCTGAAGCCGGCAAACCAGCTGTCCCGGTAGTCGTTACTGGTGCCGGTTTTACCGGCCATGGCCAGTCCTTCCGGTAACCGCTGGTAGACCGACCGACCGGTGCCTTCGCGCAGAGCAAGCTGCAGCAGGTACTGCATCTGGAAGCTGGCCTCGGGGCTGAACCGCTGCTCCATCTTCAACGGATAGCGGCGTAGCGGGTCGCCCTCGGCGGTCAGCACTTCGCGAATCGCCCGCAGCGGGGTATAGACGCCTTCGGCGGCGAGGGTGTGGTAAATACCGGAGACCTCGTAGGGTGTCATTTCCACCGCGCCAAGAAGGATGGCCGGTACCCCGGGGATAGTCCCCTCAAAGCCGGCGGCACGCAGTGTGTCGTACACCGAGCCGAGCCCCAGGTTCATACCCAGCCGGGCGGTGGCCTGGTTGTAGGAGTGCACCAGCCCCTGATAGAGAGGCACTTCCCCGTGATCTTCCAGGCTGGCGTTGCGGGGTTCCCACAGGGTGCCATCGCCCGCTTCCACGGTGACCGGGTCATCGCTGATCAGGGTGCCGGGGTGATACTCATCCGGACGCTCCAGAGCCGTGAGATACACGAAGGGTTTGACCAGCGAGCCGATCGGACGGCGGGCATCCAGGGCGCGATTGAAGCCATTGAACCGCCCGTTGCGATCGCCCACCAGGGCCAGCACCTCACCGGCGCCCACCGAGGTGACCATGGCGGCGCCCTGCAGGCCTTCGGTGCCGTGTGCCTGCTCCAGGCGGTGTAACCGCTCACTGATCACCCGCTCCAGGCGCCGTTGAATCATCGGCGAGAGGCTGGTGAAGATGCGGAGCCCTTCGCTGCGCAGGTCTTCCTCCCGGTAATCCCGACGCAGTTGCCGATTCACCAGTTCGATAAAAGCCGGGTAACTCTGCAGGCTGTAATCAACGTCCGGCACGATGCCCAGAGGGGCTTCGGTGGCCGCGTCCAGTTCAGCCTGGTCAATCAGCCCTTCCCGGTGCATGACCCGCAAAACCAGATCCCGGCGCTCCTTGGCCCGCTCCGGGTGACGCCAGGGATTGTAGTAGGACGCCCCTTTGACAATGGCAATCAGCAGCGCGATCTGCTCAGTTTTCAGTTCGTTCAGGGGCTGGCGAAAGTAATGCTGCGCGCCCAGGGCAAAGCCGTGTACCCCCCGGGAGCCACTCTGGCCCAGGTAGACTTCGTTGATGTAGGTTTCAAGAATTTCCGACTTGCTGTAATGCACTTCCAGCAGCACGGACATGATGGCTTCCTGGAATTTGCGTTGCAGGCTGCGCTCATGGGTGAGATAAAAGTTTTTCACCAGTTGCTGGGTCAGCGTACTGCCGCCCTGCACCACCCGCCCCGCCTGCAGGTTGGCCCAGGCCGCGCGCAGAATGGCTGTGGGCGATACCCCGAAGTGGTCCAGGAAGTCGCGGTCCTCCACCGCGAGCAGGGTTTCGCCGAGCAACGGCGGCAGGTCTTCCAGGCGCACCAGTAACCGGTCCTCGCCGTGGGCAGGGAATATGCCACCGATCTCTTCGGGCTCCAGCCGCATCAGTGGCAGCGGCTCCCCCTGCCCGCCCTGCAGACGGGTGACCCGACCGGCGTCCAGCGTCATCCTAAAACGCCGGGCCGGCTCGTCGCCGTCCCAGAACTCAAAGCCGCGGCTGTAAACGTCATAGTGCCGGGTGTTGCCCTCAAACCGGCGCGCGTACTGCCCGGGGCCACTGACGCGCTCCACCGGCCGGTAACCCAGTGCCAGCATTTCCTGCTCAAACAGGTCGGGGGGCAGCGACACCCCTTCGTACAACTCCAGCGGACGGGCGTAGACCCGCGCGGGCACCGACCACTTTTTGCCCTCAAATTTCTCGCGCACCACGCCGTTCAGATAGATCACCCAGAGCACAAACAGCAGGGCAATCACGCCCGCCGCATACAGCAGCCATAGGCGCAACAGCGCCCAGCCGTGGCGCCCCTGAGTGGGTCGTCCTTTGCGGCGGGTTCGGGTTTTGTGGCGACGTCGGGTCATAATCGGAGGTCAACTCGTTACTGGTGAAGCCCCGCGCGTTCGGGGCGCTTTCGTACGGGGCGCTTATTTTGCATAATGGTCGGCCAAAACCCAACCGGAAGCGCCACATAGCGCTCAATTTCGGACAGACAGCGAGGCATTCATGAACGATCACTATCACATCTACGGCATTGGCGCGGCTCTGGTGGACACCGAAATCGAAGTCAGTGACGCCGACCTGAAAGCCATGGCGGTCGCCAAAGGTGTGATGACGTTGGTCGATGAGCCCCGCCAGTCTGAGCTGATTGACTACCTGAGCGACCACTTGGTTCATTCCAATCGCGCCAGCGGCGGCTCCGGGGCCAATACCGTGATTGCCGCCAGCTACTTCGGTTGCCGCAGTTTTTATTCCTGCCGGGTCGCCAATGACGAGAACGGCGAATTCTACCTGAACGACATCAAGGCCGCCGGCGTGGACTATCCCGAGCACCTGGGCAGCGATGAGGGCATCACCGGTAAATGCCTGGTGATGATCACCCCGGATGCCGAGCGCAGCATGAACACCTTCCTCGGCATCAGCGCCGGACTGTCGGTGAACCAGCTGCACACTCCCGCCATTGATGCGGCGGACTATGTGTATATCGAAGGTTACCTGGTCAGCTCCGACACCGGTCGGGCCGCCGCCATTGAACTGCGCGAGCGGGCGGAGAAGCGTAACACATTGACCGCGCTGAGCCTGTCGGACCCGGCCATGGTGCAGTTCTTCCGCGACGGACTGCTGGAGATGATCGGCAAGGGCGTGGACCTGCTGTTCTGCAACCGCGAGGAGGCCATGGGCTTTACCGGCACCAACACGCTGGAAGAAGCCGCTCAGTCACTGCAGGATTACTGCCGCTCCTTTGCCATCACCTGCGGCGCAGACGGCGCGCTGGTCTTTGATGGCCGCCACTCGTATCACATTGATGCCCAGCCGGTGAAAGCGGTGGACACCAACGGTGCCGGCGATATGTTTGCCGGTGCGTTTCTGTACGCGCTGAGCCAAGGGCACGGGTACGATGTCGCCGGTCGGTTTGCCAGTCTGGCCGCCAGCAAGGTGGTGACCCAGTACGGCCCGCGGTTACGCCCCGAGCAGCATCAAGAGTTGAAGCAGGCGTTTTTTGGGTAGTTAAATTCGAGAG is a window from the Marinimicrobium koreense genome containing:
- the mrcB gene encoding penicillin-binding protein 1B — translated: MTRRRHKTRTRRKGRPTQGRHGWALLRLWLLYAAGVIALLFVLWVIYLNGVVREKFEGKKWSVPARVYARPLELYEGVSLPPDLFEQEMLALGYRPVERVSGPGQYARRFEGNTRHYDVYSRGFEFWDGDEPARRFRMTLDAGRVTRLQGGQGEPLPLMRLEPEEIGGIFPAHGEDRLLVRLEDLPPLLGETLLAVEDRDFLDHFGVSPTAILRAAWANLQAGRVVQGGSTLTQQLVKNFYLTHERSLQRKFQEAIMSVLLEVHYSKSEILETYINEVYLGQSGSRGVHGFALGAQHYFRQPLNELKTEQIALLIAIVKGASYYNPWRHPERAKERRDLVLRVMHREGLIDQAELDAATEAPLGIVPDVDYSLQSYPAFIELVNRQLRRDYREEDLRSEGLRIFTSLSPMIQRRLERVISERLHRLEQAHGTEGLQGAAMVTSVGAGEVLALVGDRNGRFNGFNRALDARRPIGSLVKPFVYLTALERPDEYHPGTLISDDPVTVEAGDGTLWEPRNASLEDHGEVPLYQGLVHSYNQATARLGMNLGLGSVYDTLRAAGFEGTIPGVPAILLGAVEMTPYEVSGIYHTLAAEGVYTPLRAIREVLTAEGDPLRRYPLKMEQRFSPEASFQMQYLLQLALREGTGRSVYQRLPEGLAMAGKTGTSNDYRDSWFAGFSGQHLAVVWLGRDNNEETPLTGSSGALHAWADMMADLPTQGLPLTPPGDVSFDWIDSATGKLSAERCEGAVWLPLREGQVLEESAGCRIDRSSRPSWWQRLWQ
- a CDS encoding adenosine kinase, which codes for MNDHYHIYGIGAALVDTEIEVSDADLKAMAVAKGVMTLVDEPRQSELIDYLSDHLVHSNRASGGSGANTVIAASYFGCRSFYSCRVANDENGEFYLNDIKAAGVDYPEHLGSDEGITGKCLVMITPDAERSMNTFLGISAGLSVNQLHTPAIDAADYVYIEGYLVSSDTGRAAAIELRERAEKRNTLTALSLSDPAMVQFFRDGLLEMIGKGVDLLFCNREEAMGFTGTNTLEEAAQSLQDYCRSFAITCGADGALVFDGRHSYHIDAQPVKAVDTNGAGDMFAGAFLYALSQGHGYDVAGRFASLAASKVVTQYGPRLRPEQHQELKQAFFG